The genomic DNA ATTCGATGGAACGATGGGAAAGGTTCATACATTATCTGTGGTGATGGACTCACAATATTGGAAAAATTGCCCGATTCTTTTATTCAAACTGTTATAACGAGTCCCCCATATTATGGGATGAGGGATTATAGAATCCCTGGACAGATCGGTGCCGAAAGGTATCTTGATGATTATATTGCCCATCTTGTTGCCGTATTCAGGGAGGTGAGACGGACTCTTACAGACGATGGAACGATATGGATCAATATTGGTGATACCTATACAAGTGGTAACCGTAAAACCAGGGATTCTGATAAGAAAAATCCTGCCCGAAAGATGGATTATAGGCCACCAACACCTGAAGGTCTGAAACCTAAAGACCTCATTGGTATCCCATGGAGATGGCCCTTGCTCTTCTCGAAGATGGTTGGTATCTCCGGTCGGACATTATTTGGCATAAACCAAATTGCCAACCTGAGTCTGTAAAAGATCGTCCTACGAGATCACATGAGTATGTATTTTTGCTTTCAAAAAATGAAAGATATTATTATAATCATTCTGTTATGAAAGAACCGGATTCGAAAGGTGATGGCCTTCGAAATCTTCGTACAGTATGGTCAATACATACTGTTCCGAATGCGTATGATCATTCCGCAATTTTCCCTGAAGGATTAATAGAGCCATGTGTGTTAGGTGGATCAAAAGAAGGTAACATTGTACTTGATCCCTTTTTTGGGACAGGGACAGTAGGGATCGTAAGTCGAAGATTAGGTCGGTGTTTTCTAGGAATTGAATTGAATCCCGATTTTATTAATATTAGCTTGAATAGATTATCCCAACAAACACTATGAGTGATAGATCTCTTATTGTACTATCTCCAGACCTTCAGTTTTCCTTTTATAATCAACTAAAGATAATTTCTGAACAGTATCTTTCCAAAGCTCTCACTGATACGATATTGAAAATGGATATTGAAAGAATTGACGGGGAATTACTACAGCTTGTATCAAAGGATAAAATTAGGAAAGTTGCAGGTTGGGGTCTGCGTGGAGAAAGAATTTTCCCCATACCATGTATTTTAGTGGCAAATCCGTTTTTATTAGGCTATTATCGTTTATTATTTGGTTTTTCTCAAAAACAGTTTTATCAATCGAATATTTTTGGTAAATTTGGAATATTCTCATCCCATGGCATGAGCTTTTATACCTTAATCATGAAATTATTTCTTATCGTATATGACCGCCTGTATGGCACATTGCAGTTTCGGGTTGTATCAGCTTACCTTTCGCTGATCTTATAAGGTAAATGTTAAATTATAAAGCTTAACTTTATATCTGAGAAGTGTACATATATATGGGATGATCGCTCCGACACATCAAATTGAACACATCGGCGGAATCCCATATATCTTTGAAACATTAAAAGAACTTCAAATCATACGAATTTTGAATGAGGTATATTCGCCTCACAGAAACTGGGTGGGTTTGCCGATTGGTGAAACGATTGCCATTTGGATCTGCTACTGCCTGACCGAAAATGATCATCGTATGTGTCCCTTGGAGAAGTGGGTTACTACCAAAAAAAATTTACTGGAAAAATTGATTGGTTTTCAATTTAGTCCAAAATGCTTTACTGATGACCATTTGGCTCGTATATTATCTCTATTGCACAATAATGAACTTTGGAACCGATTTGAATCTGAATTAAATCGTTCTACACTGCGTATATATGGTTTAACGGATGAAAACATCGTCCGTCTTGATATGACAACAGTAAACAGCAATGGAATTATCGATAAAAACGGATTAATACAATTTGGCAACTCAAAAGATGACGCCTCCCTCCCTCAAATAAAAATCGTACTTTCAGTGCTTGATGTGCTGGGTTTGCCCCTCACCGTTAGTGTAGTCCCTGGAAATTGTGCTGATGATCCTCTCTATATCCCTGCAATGGAAAAGGTGAAAAAATCTACGGGACAATCTGGATTACTTTTTGTGGGAGATTGCAAAATGGGTGCCATAGCAACTCGTTTGTATACGACTATCAATAATGACTTTTATTTATGCCCGTTATCAGAAGTCTCTCATCCTACTCAGGAAATTTATTCTGCAATCATAGCACATCAGGAGTCTAATCTTTCCTTCACACAAGTTTCACGATCGTACTATGATGGAAGCGATGCGATTATAGCCGAAGGATTTGAGAAAAAAATATCTCATTCAATGGAATATGAGGGGAAAATCATAACCTGGGAGGAACGGCTAATCTACGCAAAATCATTTGCTCATGCAAATAAATTCAGATTATCACTTGAAGAGCAAGTAAAAAAAGCTTTCTTTGAGATAAATTCAATGAATAAAAGAGGAAAGGGAAAGAAAATTTACCGAACAATCGAGGAAGCAAAAGAAAAAGTACATGCTATTCTTGGAGATAAGGGATTAACAGCGGTATTCGAAGTTGAGTATATCGAGCATATTAGTAATACTCCAAAACGAAAATACGGAAACAATCCCGCCAGAATTGAACAATCGACGAGAATTGAGGTTAAACCAACTATTAACTTGCAAGCCCTTCAACAAGCGCAGGAATTATCAGGATGGAGGGTATATGTAACAAATAAACCAGAAAATGAATTATCGATGCAAGATGTTGTTCTGACTTACCGTGATCAGTATATCATAGAGCATCAATTTCATCGGCTGAAGGGAAAGGCACTTTCACTTGCCCCAATGTTTATTCAACGAGATGACAGAATTGATGGTTTAGTGAAGTTTTTGACTATTGTAATGAGACCACTTGTTATTATTGAGAAAAAAGTCAGGGATTCGCTGAAAAGTAGAGGTCAGGGTTTGAGTGGTCTTTTCGAATATAATCCAACGAAAATAGTAAATAATCCTAAAACTGAAAGAATTATTGAGTTTTTCAAAGAGATTTATTTGTTAGTTTCATTTTATGGTGAACAGGTTTTTTACACAATTACTGGGATAAATCAAAAGCATCGAGAGATTTTAAATCTGATGAATGTTGATATTAGTGTTTATACTCAATTGGGATCAATTCAGGAATCTGAATTTAAGATCAGCGAACGGTGAGATCAGAATAAATTTTAATTAATTGCATTGGTAGGGGATAGATAATGAGATTTACAGGTCTTGAAGAATTGCTCAAAGCAGAGATAGGCGAAGATGAAAAACTGAAAATACTTGCTGCACAGTATATAGAACGCCTGAAAGAGCAGAAATTACTCCTGGATTCTACACGCATCCTCGGAGATACATCACTCAGTCTCAAGGATGCTATCCGCCGTGTCCTTCGGGATATCCCGGATGCATTCCAGTACCCTGAGATCTGTGAAGCATCTTTTGAATATACAACTCTATCTCAAGAAAGGGACATTCTCAGTCCGGCTGACGGTAAACAGAGGCGGACAGGCAAGTACGGTTTATAAACAGCGGTTAATAACCGTAATATAACTTTTTTCAGCAAAAAATCAGAGTTGTATAGAAGCAAGTGCTTCTTTTACTTTTGGTCTCCAGGATTCAAATGGCCGCTGATATATTTCAGCAGCTTTCTGATGATCGGGATCGTCATTATTCTTCTCAATCCGGTCCAGCGTAAGCCGGGCAGTATCCAGAATCCAGCAGTCAACCACAGTTTTATCAACGGCGGTAATAGATTCTGCCCTGATTGATACCAGGTTTCTGCCATCAGGGGCCTGAAACACCCCAGGCTTTCCAATAATGACTACATAGGATGGTGATTCGATCGATGAGATCTGATGAAGCGCTTCGGGTTGGTAGCTCCCGGCACTCACAAAAAAGATTCCGGTGGGATCCATGACCCTGATCTGATAAAAGACCGCCTCTCCTTCAGACTTCTTCTTTTCAGTCAGAGTTCCGGCGATGAATACACGATTACACCGTTCTCCAGTTGGAAGCAGTATATAGGTCGGGCTTTTGTCATCCGTCCCTTCTCTGAAATGATGGTGAGCTTCCCGAAGTTCTGCCGCAAAGACTCTTTTCGCTGACTCGCGTTCAAATCTTCGGTTTGCTGAGTTGTCACTCATGTGATCCACCCTCCGCACGGTTCATCAGTTCGGCCAGCATCCCAGCATCAAAAGCCTGAAATTCGCAATTATAGGCAACCAGGCGATTATCAAACACTTTGCCCCGGCAGATAAGATACCGCCCCAGAATCTGTTCATTGACATGATAAAATACGGTATCAAGACCAAGAGGGTTATTCTCTGCCATCTCCTGTGCCGTGATGAGGTTTAATCCGGTCAGTTCTTCAACACCCTCCCGTGAAATTATCGTATCATAGGTCTTCTGACCGTCATCAAGCCACCCTTTAACCCTGAGATCATAGATATAATTCGGCTGAATTTCATGGATCGGACAATAATTCTGCCTTGAGAGGACACGACCACATCCCTCAACCGGACATCGCTTGATAAGACCTGATCCTGGAGACAGGTGGACAAATGCCCCCTTTACTTCCTCATTCGGAGATCTCACCTGAATAGTGGCGCCTTCGTCTGGAAGAAGGGTTGCCCCGTTCAGGGTTACAGATAACCGGCCGTTGAACTCATCAACTGATGCATAATAGATACTATAGACCATGTCCGGTACCAGTCTCTGGGCCATATCATCCTTCCAGGTGACGAACCGGATAGTCCCCGACTCATCGCCCAAAAGGCCGCTCTGGAAGATGCGTTCTGAAGTATTTTCATATTCCTGGACAAGTTTTACCCGCAGACAGACGATTCCCGGCCCTGCCTGGGCGACCGGAATGATATTTGGTCTGATACTCCGGTCCTCCAGAAGTGGTGTCGCTGTACCAGGATTTATCTGCATGCTTAATGCCCCCCGGTACCGATCCACAACTGCCCCCTTTATTGCGTACCACTGATTTTCCATCAGGGGTTCTGCTCCCGGACTATTTCGGATGATAAACCTGACCGCTCCGGAATCATCAGCAAAAACACCCCGTTGAAGTATTTGATCAGAATATTGCTTCTCAATCGCCACTACCTTCCCCTCAACCAGGGCGACACCAGGTGATAATTCTCCAACCGGGGTCTTTTCGATGTCAGGCATTTCATCTCTGGATATGGGGGTGATTTTTGTCCCGCTATGAATTTTTATTGATAATTGCCCGTTAAACTCGTCTGATTCAACAAGATCCAGCCGGTACCAGTGCCCTTGTTCAAGGAGCGGAGCATTGGCAGAGGCCCAAACGGTGAACCGGATAGTACCTGAATTATCTGCAAATATTCCAGACTGTGCAATTGAAGGAGACCGGGGTGGAAAGATGGTTGTGACCTCACCTTCAACAGATATCCATTGTTTTGGTTTTATCTCTGATAGCGGTGTGATCACCGGTTCAGGAACAGAATCCGGAGAAAGTTCAGTTATGGTGGTTCCCGAATGAACTTTCAGACTTACCTGACCATTATATTCATCCGCTACCGCAGATTCGAGCCTGTACCATTTTCCCTGTTCCATGACCGGTGCATTTGCCTTTGCCCACACGGTAAACCGCATAGTCCCGCTTGAGTCCATTATTACCCCGCTTTGGGCTACTGATGGAGAGCGTGACGGGATTAAGGTAACTATCTGTCCTTCGACCGTTACCCATTGTTCGGCCTGGATCTCTGATATCGGTATTACAGAATCAGCATCCTGTTTTGACGGACCTGCTGATGGAAGTTCCATCCCAAATTGCCGGGCATAATCACCAATTATTGATCGTTCCGCTTCGGCTGGTGGGACAGAGAATTCTTCTACAAACCGGTTGATCTTTTCCTCAAGTTTTGCCCGGTCAATTGGATGACCTGCTGCTGCAAATTTTTCGGAGATCCTGTCTGCGATTTCTTTGAGTTCCATTTCATCTCCATAAGAAAGGTCAACAACAAGGGTATTTAAAGAAGACACCCGCGGGGTGAAAGTGAAAACATCAATAAATTATAGATATTTTAGAGAGTTTTGGAATATAAAGACTTTAATTCAAGTAAAGTGGCTTCAGGATTTCTCAAAAGATGGCTGGTTACCAATGGGTGGTGATTTAATAAACAGCGGGTGCATGCCCAGACCGGTGCCCGTTCAGATTTTAAAATCCAATCACCAAGGGTTGTATCTCCACACGGGTAGAGCGGACAGTAACACAGATCACATCGCTGCCCCTGATAATGACACGGATAATAGGGGCAATGCTCTTTCTCCCATAATACCCAGTGAGGTCCGCCGATACCTGAACGGATAAAAAATGAGGGCTTTTTCTTCTTCGTATCAGACTGGCGAAGCAGAGCTTTTGTTACACCTGTATACACTGTTTCATGAATCCGCTGTCCGGTTTCTGTTGCACTCCCTGCGTACCTGATGGTCCCCTGGCCTTCAGATGCGATGATGACCGCGTCAGTGACCGTTCCTGCAAAATCATAACCGGCATCACGAAGAGCGAGGACTTTTGCTTCGGTCGTAGTAATTACCGCATCGACCAGAGCCTGATCATGAAAATCCCGGGTCAGGACAATAATATTGATCGTCCCGGGAGCAGGATTTGGTACATCCTCCGATGCCGGTACTGATGACTGCACCGGATCAGGGTGGGTTATCCCTGCCGTTACAAAGACCATCATGGTATCCCAGGAAAGAATACAGAGCGTATTCATATCAACAGCCGTCAGAAGACCAGCAGTGTCCGTATATGAAAGACCCAGAGAATATGAGAGCAACTCCAGCTCCTTCTCCGGATCATGAGAAAAGTCGTTTTGAACCTGATGATTTATCAGCGTTGTACAATTTCGAATGCCACCATGAGGTCCGGAACTGCAGATTCGAAACTTCCCACGTACGATAAGGGAATTTGATCTGAGGAAATACCTCATGTGATGCTATAACGCTGACGGTCTTTTAATTCCTGTTGTTTGCCTGCATTCCAGCCGGACACGTCCTGCAGGTATCCGGTAACCCTGCTAATCTGCACAACGTCATGACATCCACATTCAGGGCAGACCGGTTCACCACAGAGCGGGCAGTATTCTATTGTTGCAGCAATCTCATGTGAACAGTCACAGTTGTCAAGGGGGCACATGATCTCCAGGTTCACATCACCGCAGACAGGACACGGACTTTCATCAACAATCAGGTGGCAGGTGTGACATTTATATCTTCGTTCACTTTCAGGGATCTCCTCCTTGCAGGAGTACTTCTCTGAAAGAGCCAGTTGTTCCTTGGTCCAGTTCATACTAAGTGATTGCCTTTCATTCCCTTAATGGATAGGGAAGATGAGGGTTCGTTCCGCGAAGACTTCTGAACTGTGCATATTGCTGCGCCGCACCGGCAGGATCTGCAGACTCGTAAATTGCTCTACCAACGATAATTCCATCCACGATTCCTGCTATTGCTGATGGATCCCCGCCCTGTGCACCAACACCGGGTGACAGGATCTTTCTGGTGCCGATGAGAGTGCGCAACATCTGTGTCCGTTCAGGTCGTGTAGCTGGAGCAATAATCCCATCCGCCCCGGTTTCGCAGACAAGTGCAGCAATCCGCTCGGCAATGCCCCCATGGAAAAAGTCTACCGCACCAGGATGGCTCATCTCAGTGACGACATAGCACTCTCCCCCATGATCATGAGCAGTATCTACACAGGCGAGCACAGAATCCCTGCCGACAAAGCCGTGACAGATAATTCCTGAAAACCCATGAGAAAAAACTTCCTCGGCGATAAGCCGGCTTGTATTAGGAATATCAGCCACCTTGAAATCGGCAATAAGGGGAAGTCCCCCGGCTGATAATTCGTCAGCTATCGTAAGACCTGCTGCCAGAACCAGGGGATAGCCTATCTTTATCGCATCCAGATATGGTCCAGTCTTCTCTGCAATCGACACCGCTGCATCACGGGTGCCTACATCCAGGGCAAGGATTACTTCGGTCATTTATTTCTCCAGAACTGCTGACATGATAAGTGGGAAGGTTATCGTTGCATCACCATACACCGTAACCGTCTGTGCATCCTCGTCAACCTTTCCCCAGGATCTGGCTTCATCAAGAGTCGCACCAGAGAGACCACCAAGATCAGGCCGGTCTCCGGTCAGTTGCACGGCATAGGTAAAACCTTTTGGTGTCATGAGCATGCTCTGGAGGATATAATTCTTCGGAACACCGCCTCCGACAAAGAACGCACCAGCGATGTCTGCTGAAAAACACCGGTCCATGATTTTATCCATGTCACCAAATGCGTCAACGACTATCTTGTGGGTCTGACGGTATAACCAGAACTGCAGCCCAATCATCGAGTCCTGAACTGCAGGACAAAACACCGGGATCTTCTTTCTGGCCGCCGTCGCAAGGATACCTGAATTGAGGTGAGAACCGATATGGGCAAGGAGATCCGTGATCGATATGACGGTACCATCAGGAATTTTTGAGAGGATGTCCTGCATAAACTCCTCAAATTTTATGAATGAATCATTCGGGAGATAGACATCATAAATCCGGTTAATCTCATCATGCCGCAGCTCAATATCGTTGCATTTCTCCGTTCCCCGGAAATGATGGCATCCGATTGCTTCTATAATATCATGAGTCAGGTTGGCACCGGTTGACACCAGAACATCAATGTATCCTGCTTCCATAAGGTCAGATACAATACCACCCATTCCAGCGGGAACCATCGCTCCGGCAAGACCAAAAAAGCGGGTTACCCGTTTATCCTGATACATCGTACCGGTTATGCTCACCGCCCGTGACAGGGCACCACCATTATACGCTCCAGCCTGCTCCATGGCACTGATGAGACTTTTTACTGTCATCCCAGGCTTAAGATGGACCTGTCGTACCGGCACATCACATTCCATACTATATGTATGGGTGGTCAACTCCCAAGTACCTGACGTGCGAGGAAATGCGATCCCACCAGGTGAAAATCAGCACCCCTTCTTCCGTGATGAGGGAAGGTAGGAAGGATGAGGCTCAACATAACCCCGGACAATAGGTCGTGAGAGATGACGTCGTGCTCCGGGGGGAACTTCGTACCAGCCTGAAGAGATGGTCCGCTTTTCAATGATGTGTTCAGGGTTGGTTGTGCGATTCCCGCACCGGCGGCATTTATACCCTTTTCCTGACCCTGCACTGGTCATCCGCTTCTGACATGCCGGGCAGATGGGTGCCCGTACTGATATATATGGTTCAGCAGAGAATACGTACATCTTCTCAAGGTTCAGGGTATTTTTCAGGTAACTCCCGGCCACCAGGATCTCATCACCAGGCCGTAATGATCGGACAATATCCCTGAATTTCTTCGTCGGTTCAAAGGCCATACAGTGAATCTGATGATCACAAATCTTGAGCGGGAAAATGACATGGCCGCCTTTTCCGGTTTTTGGTGTACCATGAACCCTGCCCCTGATCAGGTATGATATCCCTTCAGTCAGAAGGCTCCCTGCATAAAAGACCAGGTGTGCATCAGTCCCCTGGTTTGTCTTCCAGATACGAGCCAGATCCGCTCCTTCTGATCTGACCATCGACACTGCATGGGCTACAGAAAAGGGAGAGTCACCCCTGATACCAAATAACACCGGATCCGGTGTATGAGGGACACAGACCGGGCCTTTCATATCCGTATCCCAGGTATCCCAGGTGTGAGGACTGGTCTGTTCCTCTGATAATCGAAGACTCTCGGCGTCAACCTGACGGGGAGTATACAGCCGACCGGGATGCCGGTATGCCAGATACTCCCAGGTAAAATCTGGAAACTCACTACACACCGCAGCAGTCGCTCCAATAAGACCTCTCCCAAGTTTATACCCTAGAAATCGCAATGCATATCTGGCAAGGAAATCCCTGGCTTCATCAATCCTGCAATGACTCTGAACCGCTTTCCAGTAAAAATCAGCGGGTGGCTTTTGAAGACCGACCACAATACCGGGATGTGTATTCTCACAGGAGAGCGCAGCGAACTTTTCCACAAGACCTGATGCGATGCTGAATGCATAATCCGGATCGCCTCTGACACAAAGAGAGATCGCAGCATTTCCGCGTGTTTTATAGGGCACAGTCGGGTTGAGTCTGACCAGTCTGGAAGAAAATACCTTCATTCCTGACTTTTCAAGAATTGTGGCCAGCACTGCTCCAAGCCAGGTCGTACACATTCCATCCGGAGCATCCGTATCATCAAGGCCAATTAAAAACCAGGTGTTCGTCATCAGCTTTTCATCCGTATATTTCTGCAAATCTCATGCAAATCAGGGAGCATCCAGATTATCTGCTAATTATGAATCTGCGCACCAAATTCCTTATGTACAGGAATTATACAAGTACCTTCTACGGTACATGTCCCAGGATCGTCTGCTCCGTAATGTCATCAGTGTGATGATCATGGCAGGATATGAAGTATCCGAAGTTTTCGCAATGAGACCGAAGAGTTTTGACATCATTGCAGGAAATGGTGAACGGATAGTAGTCCTGAAAGTCATCTCACATATCGATAGCATTAGCGAAGAGAATGCACGGGATCTTGACAGAATCGCACGTAACCTTGACGGTACTCCCCTTATCGTCGGTGAACGGGCCCGTGATGCTGAACTTGAACGTGGCGCAGTATATGTCAGGTACGGAATATTCGCGATAAATTACCCGACCTTGCATGATTATTTTGTAGAAGATTCCCCCCCGCTCATTTATGCATCACCCGGTGGTCTGTATGTGAATATCAGCGGGGAACGGCTGCGTGAACTTCGTGAGACCAGAAGCCTCTCTCTCGGAGACCTGGGGCAGATTCTGGGTGTTTCCAGACGGACGGTGGCAAAATATGAGGCAGGCATGGGAACAACGATTGAGATAGCGCTGCGTATCGAAGAGACTTTTGACTCAGGAGTAATCGAGCCGATCGATCTCATTCAGTCAAAATCACAGTTCACAAAACCTGAAATGCCAGAGGTTCCGGAGGAGATACCGATTCAGGCTGCAATAGAAGAGATGGGTATGCATGTCCAGCCCATGTATCATGCACCATTTCAGGCCCTTGTCAGGTATGATTCACATACCATACTCACCGGATATGGATCGGCACAAAAAGTCGCACGACGTGCCGGGATCATTGGCAACATTTCTCAGGTGACGCGGACACATGCCATGTGTGTGATGACCGATGATCAGCGACAGCGCAGAATAGGCCGTACCCTGATGATTGGTGAGGATTCTCTTCTTTCTCTTGATGAGCCGGATGATCTCATCAATCTGATCCTAAACTGATATTTTTATATAGAACCACTAAACAACCTTATCCTACAACGTGGTGATATTTTATGGCTACACAACTTGGAGGACAGCCAATTCTCATCCTTAAAG from Methanospirillum hungatei JF-1 includes the following:
- a CDS encoding DNA methyltransferase — translated: MRDYRIPGQIGAERYLDDYIAHLVAVFREVRRTLTDDGTIWINIGDTYTSGNRKTRDSDKKNPARKMDYRPPTPEGLKPKDLIGIPWRWPLLFSKMVGISGRTLFGINQIANLSL
- a CDS encoding DNA-methyltransferase, which translates into the protein MALALLEDGWYLRSDIIWHKPNCQPESVKDRPTRSHEYVFLLSKNERYYYNHSVMKEPDSKGDGLRNLRTVWSIHTVPNAYDHSAIFPEGLIEPCVLGGSKEGNIVLDPFFGTGTVGIVSRRLGRCFLGIELNPDFINISLNRLSQQTL
- a CDS encoding XcyI family restriction endonuclease; amino-acid sequence: MSDRSLIVLSPDLQFSFYNQLKIISEQYLSKALTDTILKMDIERIDGELLQLVSKDKIRKVAGWGLRGERIFPIPCILVANPFLLGYYRLLFGFSQKQFYQSNIFGKFGIFSSHGMSFYTLIMKLFLIVYDRLYGTLQFRVVSAYLSLIL
- a CDS encoding IS1634-like element ISMhu4 family transposase, whose translation is MIAPTHQIEHIGGIPYIFETLKELQIIRILNEVYSPHRNWVGLPIGETIAIWICYCLTENDHRMCPLEKWVTTKKNLLEKLIGFQFSPKCFTDDHLARILSLLHNNELWNRFESELNRSTLRIYGLTDENIVRLDMTTVNSNGIIDKNGLIQFGNSKDDASLPQIKIVLSVLDVLGLPLTVSVVPGNCADDPLYIPAMEKVKKSTGQSGLLFVGDCKMGAIATRLYTTINNDFYLCPLSEVSHPTQEIYSAIIAHQESNLSFTQVSRSYYDGSDAIIAEGFEKKISHSMEYEGKIITWEERLIYAKSFAHANKFRLSLEEQVKKAFFEINSMNKRGKGKKIYRTIEEAKEKVHAILGDKGLTAVFEVEYIEHISNTPKRKYGNNPARIEQSTRIEVKPTINLQALQQAQELSGWRVYVTNKPENELSMQDVVLTYRDQYIIEHQFHRLKGKALSLAPMFIQRDDRIDGLVKFLTIVMRPLVIIEKKVRDSLKSRGQGLSGLFEYNPTKIVNNPKTERIIEFFKEIYLLVSFYGEQVFYTITGINQKHREILNLMNVDISVYTQLGSIQESEFKISER
- a CDS encoding RPA family protein; its protein translation is MSDNSANRRFERESAKRVFAAELREAHHHFREGTDDKSPTYILLPTGERCNRVFIAGTLTEKKKSEGEAVFYQIRVMDPTGIFFVSAGSYQPEALHQISSIESPSYVVIIGKPGVFQAPDGRNLVSIRAESITAVDKTVVDCWILDTARLTLDRIEKNNDDPDHQKAAEIYQRPFESWRPKVKEALASIQL
- a CDS encoding nucleic acid-binding, OB-fold, tRNA/helicase-type; this encodes MELKEIADRISEKFAAAGHPIDRAKLEEKINRFVEEFSVPPAEAERSIIGDYARQFGMELPSAGPSKQDADSVIPISEIQAEQWVTVEGQIVTLIPSRSPSVAQSGVIMDSSGTMRFTVWAKANAPVMEQGKWYRLESAVADEYNGQVSLKVHSGTTITELSPDSVPEPVITPLSEIKPKQWISVEGEVTTIFPPRSPSIAQSGIFADNSGTIRFTVWASANAPLLEQGHWYRLDLVESDEFNGQLSIKIHSGTKITPISRDEMPDIEKTPVGELSPGVALVEGKVVAIEKQYSDQILQRGVFADDSGAVRFIIRNSPGAEPLMENQWYAIKGAVVDRYRGALSMQINPGTATPLLEDRSIRPNIIPVAQAGPGIVCLRVKLVQEYENTSERIFQSGLLGDESGTIRFVTWKDDMAQRLVPDMVYSIYYASVDEFNGRLSVTLNGATLLPDEGATIQVRSPNEEVKGAFVHLSPGSGLIKRCPVEGCGRVLSRQNYCPIHEIQPNYIYDLRVKGWLDDGQKTYDTIISREGVEELTGLNLITAQEMAENNPLGLDTVFYHVNEQILGRYLICRGKVFDNRLVAYNCEFQAFDAGMLAELMNRAEGGSHE
- a CDS encoding adenosylcobinamide amidohydrolase, with amino-acid sequence MRYFLRSNSLIVRGKFRICSSGPHGGIRNCTTLINHQVQNDFSHDPEKELELLSYSLGLSYTDTAGLLTAVDMNTLCILSWDTMMVFVTAGITHPDPVQSSVPASEDVPNPAPGTINIIVLTRDFHDQALVDAVITTTEAKVLALRDAGYDFAGTVTDAVIIASEGQGTIRYAGSATETGQRIHETVYTGVTKALLRQSDTKKKKPSFFIRSGIGGPHWVLWEKEHCPYYPCHYQGQRCDLCYCPLYPCGDTTLGDWILKSERAPVWACTRCLLNHHPLVTSHLLRNPEATLLELKSLYSKTL
- the nrdD gene encoding anaerobic ribonucleoside-triphosphate reductase; this translates as MNWTKEQLALSEKYSCKEEIPESERRYKCHTCHLIVDESPCPVCGDVNLEIMCPLDNCDCSHEIAATIEYCPLCGEPVCPECGCHDVVQISRVTGYLQDVSGWNAGKQQELKDRQRYSIT
- the pyrF gene encoding orotidine-5'-phosphate decarboxylase produces the protein MTEVILALDVGTRDAAVSIAEKTGPYLDAIKIGYPLVLAAGLTIADELSAGGLPLIADFKVADIPNTSRLIAEEVFSHGFSGIICHGFVGRDSVLACVDTAHDHGGECYVVTEMSHPGAVDFFHGGIAERIAALVCETGADGIIAPATRPERTQMLRTLIGTRKILSPGVGAQGGDPSAIAGIVDGIIVGRAIYESADPAGAAQQYAQFRSLRGTNPHLPYPLRE
- a CDS encoding deoxyhypusine synthase; the protein is MECDVPVRQVHLKPGMTVKSLISAMEQAGAYNGGALSRAVSITGTMYQDKRVTRFFGLAGAMVPAGMGGIVSDLMEAGYIDVLVSTGANLTHDIIEAIGCHHFRGTEKCNDIELRHDEINRIYDVYLPNDSFIKFEEFMQDILSKIPDGTVISITDLLAHIGSHLNSGILATAARKKIPVFCPAVQDSMIGLQFWLYRQTHKIVVDAFGDMDKIMDRCFSADIAGAFFVGGGVPKNYILQSMLMTPKGFTYAVQLTGDRPDLGGLSGATLDEARSWGKVDEDAQTVTVYGDATITFPLIMSAVLEK
- a CDS encoding tRNA(Ile)(2)-agmatinylcytidine synthase gives rise to the protein MQKYTDEKLMTNTWFLIGLDDTDAPDGMCTTWLGAVLATILEKSGMKVFSSRLVRLNPTVPYKTRGNAAISLCVRGDPDYAFSIASGLVEKFAALSCENTHPGIVVGLQKPPADFYWKAVQSHCRIDEARDFLARYALRFLGYKLGRGLIGATAAVCSEFPDFTWEYLAYRHPGRLYTPRQVDAESLRLSEEQTSPHTWDTWDTDMKGPVCVPHTPDPVLFGIRGDSPFSVAHAVSMVRSEGADLARIWKTNQGTDAHLVFYAGSLLTEGISYLIRGRVHGTPKTGKGGHVIFPLKICDHQIHCMAFEPTKKFRDIVRSLRPGDEILVAGSYLKNTLNLEKMYVFSAEPYISVRAPICPACQKRMTSAGSGKGYKCRRCGNRTTNPEHIIEKRTISSGWYEVPPGARRHLSRPIVRGYVEPHPSYLPSSRKKGC
- a CDS encoding transcriptional regulator codes for the protein MSQDRLLRNVISVMIMAGYEVSEVFAMRPKSFDIIAGNGERIVVLKVISHIDSISEENARDLDRIARNLDGTPLIVGERARDAELERGAVYVRYGIFAINYPTLHDYFVEDSPPLIYASPGGLYVNISGERLRELRETRSLSLGDLGQILGVSRRTVAKYEAGMGTTIEIALRIEETFDSGVIEPIDLIQSKSQFTKPEMPEVPEEIPIQAAIEEMGMHVQPMYHAPFQALVRYDSHTILTGYGSAQKVARRAGIIGNISQVTRTHAMCVMTDDQRQRRIGRTLMIGEDSLLSLDEPDDLINLILN